From Pandoraea norimbergensis, the proteins below share one genomic window:
- a CDS encoding ABC transporter ATP-binding protein, translated as MKRDTRPSHGEVSPASTASSGVHLSLRALHQTFGAARVLDGIDLDVPAGTTTALLGPSGCGKSTLLKLLAGLLAPTGGEIRFDDTVVASDTVCHSPELRSLGMVFQDYALWPHMTVAANVAFPLEMRGVKRAERAERVEEALTLVGLAGYGTRRPQALSGGQQQRVALARAIVSAPRLLLFDEPLSNLDRDLRTRLCTDIGALLSRLGTTAVYVTHDREEAEALADQIVILAHGRVDKRITR; from the coding sequence CTCGCTGCGCGCGCTGCACCAGACGTTTGGTGCAGCGCGCGTGCTTGACGGCATCGATCTCGATGTTCCGGCCGGCACCACGACCGCCTTGCTCGGCCCGTCCGGCTGCGGCAAGAGCACGCTGCTCAAACTGCTCGCGGGGCTGCTCGCGCCCACCGGCGGCGAAATCCGCTTTGACGACACTGTCGTCGCCAGCGACACCGTTTGCCATTCGCCCGAATTGCGCTCGCTCGGCATGGTCTTTCAGGACTATGCGCTGTGGCCGCACATGACCGTGGCGGCCAACGTGGCGTTTCCGCTCGAAATGCGCGGCGTAAAACGCGCCGAGCGCGCTGAGCGTGTGGAAGAAGCGCTGACGCTGGTCGGCCTCGCCGGTTACGGCACGCGCCGGCCACAAGCGCTTTCCGGTGGTCAACAACAGCGTGTCGCACTGGCGCGCGCCATCGTCTCGGCCCCTCGCCTGCTGCTCTTCGACGAACCGCTATCCAACCTCGATCGCGATCTCCGCACGCGCCTGTGCACCGACATCGGTGCCCTGCTCTCGCGTCTGGGCACCACGGCTGTGTACGTGACCCACGACCGCGAAGAAGCCGAAGCGCTGGCCGATCAGATTGTGATCCTCGCCCACGGGCGCGTTGACAAACGTATTACGAGGTAG
- a CDS encoding ABC transporter substrate-binding protein has translation MAFAASVGAQHAHALTVYTAGPGNLSKKLATGFEKKTGIKVDVFQATTGKVMARIEAEQANPRADVLISASWDTAQDLEKRGWLAPFQSANAARVPAPFKTTHYVAQGLSALGIVWNAKSGTPEPHDWRDLTKPAYRNLVTMPDPALSGASADLLLGLQARLGGEAWKLFDDLKQNGMVVSGPNAQALNPVLQGAKAAVFGAVDYVAYAAAAGGEAVKVIFPTSGTVIAPRPMMILNTSKLQSEARQFIDYVLSDEGQQLVAEAWLIPAREDIAIKRASFKDLRLLPQGDAQSSSASRAEVLARFAKLNGQH, from the coding sequence ATGGCCTTTGCTGCAAGTGTCGGCGCACAACACGCCCATGCGCTGACCGTCTACACCGCCGGCCCCGGCAACCTGAGCAAGAAGCTTGCGACGGGTTTCGAGAAAAAGACCGGCATCAAAGTCGATGTATTTCAGGCCACTACCGGCAAGGTGATGGCACGTATCGAAGCCGAACAGGCCAACCCGCGTGCCGACGTCCTCATCTCCGCCTCGTGGGACACCGCGCAAGACCTCGAAAAGCGCGGCTGGCTTGCCCCGTTCCAGAGCGCCAACGCCGCCCGTGTGCCGGCCCCGTTCAAGACCACGCATTACGTCGCGCAGGGCCTCTCGGCGCTCGGTATCGTGTGGAATGCGAAGTCGGGCACGCCCGAGCCGCACGACTGGCGCGATCTGACCAAGCCGGCGTATCGCAACCTCGTGACCATGCCTGACCCGGCCCTCTCGGGCGCCTCGGCCGACTTGTTGCTCGGTCTGCAAGCGCGTCTGGGCGGCGAAGCGTGGAAGCTCTTCGACGATCTGAAGCAAAACGGTATGGTGGTGTCGGGCCCGAACGCGCAGGCGCTGAACCCGGTGCTGCAAGGCGCGAAGGCGGCCGTGTTCGGTGCGGTCGATTACGTGGCTTATGCGGCAGCGGCAGGCGGTGAGGCCGTGAAGGTGATCTTCCCGACGAGCGGCACGGTGATCGCACCGCGTCCGATGATGATTCTGAACACGTCGAAGCTGCAAAGCGAAGCGCGTCAGTTCATCGACTACGTGCTCTCCGACGAAGGTCAGCAACTGGTGGCTGAAGCGTGGCTGATTCCGGCACGTGAAGACATTGCCATCAAGCGCGCCTCGTTCAAGGATCTGCGTTTGCTGCCGCAAGGCGACGCACAGTCGTCGAGCGCCTCGCGCGCGGAAGTGCTGGCCCGTTTCGCAAAACTCAACGGCCAACACTGA
- a CDS encoding ABC transporter permease — protein MKSFRLLPTATVAALAVVVALPVAFVLLQAIFPHLAQGSFAAPFSAVWPTLAHDSTLPLIGNTLQLGVSVALGTALVGGALGAVRGLFHVPYARVWDLCFLLPFLVPPYLAALGWMLLLQTGGYAQQLTGLDAGRFLFSLPGLVFVMTLNIFPVVYFAVSRSLATTGSRLADVARVHGASAWRAFARVTLPLALPAFAASLLLAFTMAIEEFGAPAALGARAGFSVLVTSIEGRFADWPIDLPGASILSVVLATLALLAFVFQHRLSAGKDFETQTGKPIASPPRALGRWQLPVIAGFGFVALLATVAPLFSILATAFSGTLSGGLSMANLTTAHFAALLGQGAEGVEALLTSLSLALGTSLVTGVLGFLCAWCVVKSNMRGRVLIDGLSLLPHALPGIVVGVGLILAWNLPFWPVTPYNTWGILLLSYSCLLLPYPVRYTSAALRQTAASLEAAARVHGAPAGVALRRITLPLVMPALAASLMIVFAIASRELVTSLLLAPSGVQTVSIFVWRQFEQGSIGQGMAMGVVSMAVSGTLLMLASRLTGKPANA, from the coding sequence GTGAAATCGTTCCGACTTCTCCCGACGGCGACGGTCGCAGCCCTCGCCGTCGTGGTGGCATTGCCGGTCGCGTTCGTGCTGTTGCAGGCCATCTTCCCGCATCTCGCACAGGGCTCGTTCGCCGCGCCCTTCTCCGCCGTCTGGCCGACCCTCGCGCATGACAGCACGTTGCCGCTCATCGGCAACACGTTGCAGCTCGGGGTGTCGGTCGCCCTCGGCACAGCGCTCGTGGGCGGCGCCCTCGGCGCAGTGCGCGGGTTGTTCCATGTGCCGTATGCGCGGGTGTGGGATCTGTGTTTCCTGCTGCCGTTTCTGGTGCCGCCGTATCTCGCGGCGCTGGGCTGGATGCTGCTGTTGCAAACCGGCGGTTACGCGCAGCAACTCACCGGGCTCGATGCCGGACGCTTCCTCTTTTCGCTGCCGGGCCTCGTCTTCGTGATGACGCTCAACATCTTCCCGGTCGTGTACTTCGCCGTGTCTCGCTCGCTGGCCACCACGGGCTCGCGACTGGCCGACGTGGCACGCGTGCATGGCGCGTCGGCATGGCGGGCGTTTGCGCGTGTGACGCTGCCGCTGGCGCTGCCCGCGTTTGCCGCCAGTCTGTTGCTCGCGTTCACGATGGCGATCGAAGAATTCGGCGCCCCCGCCGCCTTGGGGGCACGCGCCGGGTTCTCGGTGCTGGTCACGTCCATCGAAGGCCGCTTTGCCGACTGGCCCATCGACCTGCCGGGTGCATCGATTCTGTCGGTGGTGCTCGCGACGCTGGCCTTGCTGGCGTTCGTGTTCCAGCACCGGTTGTCGGCAGGCAAGGACTTCGAGACGCAAACCGGCAAGCCAATCGCTTCACCGCCGCGTGCGTTGGGGCGCTGGCAACTGCCGGTCATCGCGGGGTTCGGTTTTGTGGCGCTGCTGGCCACCGTCGCGCCGCTGTTCTCGATTCTCGCGACCGCCTTCTCGGGCACGCTCTCGGGCGGGCTGTCGATGGCGAACCTGACGACGGCGCACTTCGCCGCACTGCTGGGTCAAGGGGCTGAAGGTGTCGAAGCGCTGCTGACCAGCTTGTCGCTGGCACTGGGCACGTCGCTCGTCACCGGCGTGCTGGGCTTCCTGTGTGCGTGGTGTGTGGTGAAGTCAAACATGCGCGGTCGTGTGCTGATCGATGGCTTGTCGCTGTTGCCGCATGCGCTGCCGGGCATTGTCGTCGGCGTGGGCCTGATCCTCGCGTGGAACCTGCCGTTCTGGCCGGTCACGCCGTACAACACGTGGGGAATTCTGCTGCTCTCGTACAGTTGCCTGTTGCTGCCGTATCCGGTGCGTTACACGAGCGCCGCGTTGCGTCAGACGGCGGCCTCGCTGGAAGCGGCGGCACGCGTGCACGGAGCGCCTGCCGGTGTGGCCCTGCGCCGCATTACGTTGCCGTTGGTGATGCCCGCACTCGCGGCGTCGCTGATGATCGTGTTTGCGATTGCGTCGCGCGAATTGGTCACGTCGTTGCTGCTTGCGCCGAGCGGCGTGCAGACGGTGTCGATCTTCGTGTGGCGACAGTTCGAGCAGGGCTCGATCGGTCAGGGCATGGCGATGGGTGTGGTGTCGATGGCCGTCAGTGGCACGTTACTCATGCTCGCATCGCGCCTGACCGGCAAACCGGCCAACGCCTGA
- the ahpF gene encoding alkyl hydroperoxide reductase subunit F, protein MLDANLKAQLQTYLQKVTRPIEIALWLDDSPKAAEMKALVEEIAPLSTRITVVARDDAGERRPSFAIGAPGEAPRIRFAGLPMGHEFTSLVLALLQVGGHPVKLDDDTVEQIRALDGDFRFETYISLSCQNCPEVVQALNVMALINPRIQQVTIDGALFQGEVEARQVMAVPTVYLNGESFTQGRTSVKELLAKLDTGASARAAKALENKPVYDMLIVGGGPAGAAAAIYAARKGITTGVVAERFGGQVLDTMAIENFISVTHTEGPKFAAALEQHVKAYDVDVIDTQRADALVPGKIHEVRLASGAVLKARSIVLATGARWREIGVPGERDYRNRGVAYCPHCDGPLFKGKRVAVVGGGNSGVEAAIDLAGVVKEVTLIEYGTQLRADEVLQRKLRSLPNVRVLMNAQTTEIVGDGQKVNGLVYRDRASGETTTVALEGVFVQIGLVPNTEWLKGTLALSRHGEIEVDAKGATSIPGVFAAGDVTTVPFKQIVIAVGEGAKASLGAFEHLMLSSVDDEVDVQREAVAA, encoded by the coding sequence ATGTTGGACGCGAACCTCAAAGCCCAGTTGCAAACGTACCTCCAGAAAGTCACGCGCCCGATCGAGATCGCGCTGTGGCTCGACGACAGCCCCAAGGCGGCCGAGATGAAGGCGCTGGTCGAAGAGATCGCGCCGCTCTCGACGCGCATCACCGTCGTGGCACGCGATGACGCAGGCGAGCGTCGTCCTTCGTTCGCCATCGGGGCGCCGGGCGAGGCACCGCGTATCCGTTTTGCGGGTTTGCCGATGGGGCACGAATTCACGTCGCTGGTACTGGCGCTGCTGCAAGTGGGCGGCCACCCGGTCAAGCTCGACGACGACACCGTCGAACAGATTCGCGCCCTCGACGGCGATTTCCGTTTCGAAACCTATATCTCGCTGTCGTGCCAGAACTGCCCGGAAGTCGTGCAGGCACTGAACGTCATGGCGCTCATCAACCCGCGGATTCAGCAGGTGACCATCGACGGCGCGCTGTTTCAGGGCGAAGTCGAAGCGCGTCAGGTGATGGCCGTGCCGACGGTGTATCTCAACGGCGAGTCGTTCACGCAAGGCCGTACCAGCGTGAAGGAACTGCTCGCCAAGCTCGATACCGGTGCGAGTGCACGGGCAGCAAAAGCGCTTGAAAACAAGCCGGTCTACGACATGCTGATCGTCGGCGGCGGCCCGGCGGGTGCGGCGGCCGCGATCTACGCGGCGCGTAAAGGCATCACGACGGGCGTCGTGGCCGAGCGCTTCGGCGGTCAGGTGCTCGACACGATGGCGATCGAGAACTTCATTTCGGTCACGCACACGGAAGGCCCGAAGTTTGCCGCCGCGCTCGAACAACATGTGAAGGCGTATGACGTCGACGTGATCGATACGCAACGCGCCGACGCGCTGGTGCCGGGCAAGATTCACGAAGTGCGTCTCGCGAGCGGTGCGGTGCTCAAGGCCCGTTCGATCGTGCTGGCCACCGGTGCGCGCTGGCGCGAAATCGGCGTGCCGGGCGAGCGCGACTACCGCAATCGCGGCGTGGCGTACTGCCCGCACTGCGACGGCCCGTTGTTCAAGGGCAAGCGTGTGGCCGTGGTGGGTGGCGGCAACTCCGGTGTGGAAGCGGCGATCGATCTGGCCGGTGTGGTCAAGGAAGTCACGCTGATCGAATACGGCACGCAACTGCGCGCTGACGAAGTGCTTCAGCGCAAGCTGCGCAGTCTGCCGAATGTGCGCGTGTTGATGAATGCGCAAACGACGGAAATCGTCGGCGACGGCCAGAAGGTGAACGGTCTGGTGTATCGCGACCGTGCCTCGGGCGAAACGACGACCGTGGCACTGGAAGGCGTGTTCGTGCAGATCGGTCTGGTGCCGAATACCGAATGGCTCAAGGGCACGCTGGCCCTGTCGCGTCACGGCGAGATCGAAGTCGATGCGAAGGGTGCCACGTCGATTCCGGGCGTGTTCGCGGCGGGCGATGTGACGACGGTGCCGTTCAAGCAGATTGTCATTGCGGTAGGCGAGGGCGCGAAGGCATCGCTGGGCGCGTTCGAGCACCTGATGCTCAGCTCGGTGGATGACGAGGTCGACGTGCAGCGTGAAGCTGTCGCGGCCTGA
- the ahpC gene encoding alkyl hydroperoxide reductase subunit C, whose product MPIINTQIKPFKATAYHNGDFTTVTEDTLKGKWSVVVFYPADFTFVCPTELGDLADHYEEFKKLGVEIYSVSTDTHFTHKAWHDTSDTIQKIQYPMIGDPTLAISRNFDVLIEEEGLALRGTFVINPEGEIKLCEIHDNGIGRDASELLRKVQAAQYVAAHPGEVCPAKWTPGAETLSPSLDLIGKI is encoded by the coding sequence ATGCCGATCATCAACACCCAGATCAAGCCGTTCAAAGCCACCGCTTACCACAATGGCGATTTCACCACCGTGACCGAAGACACCCTGAAGGGCAAGTGGTCGGTTGTGGTGTTTTACCCGGCCGACTTCACCTTCGTGTGCCCGACCGAGCTGGGTGATCTGGCTGACCATTACGAAGAATTCAAGAAGCTGGGCGTCGAGATCTACAGCGTGTCGACCGATACCCACTTCACGCACAAGGCCTGGCACGACACGTCGGACACGATCCAGAAGATCCAGTACCCGATGATCGGCGACCCGACGCTCGCGATCTCGCGCAACTTCGACGTGCTGATCGAAGAAGAAGGTCTGGCCCTGCGCGGCACGTTCGTGATCAACCCGGAAGGCGAGATCAAGCTGTGCGAAATCCACGACAACGGCATTGGCCGCGACGCCAGCGAACTGCTGCGCAAGGTGCAGGCTGCCCAGTACGTGGCCGCTCACCCGGGCGAAGTTTGCCCCGCCAAGTGGACGCCGGGCGCTGAAACGCTGAGCCCGTCGCTCGACCTGATCGGCAAGATCTAA
- a CDS encoding Vgb family protein: protein MTSQPQQRARTAATTVSAADILCEYGPFNGADRINGVTYDGQSVWASTGPHLVAFDPANGEVRRTLDMPGDAGTAFDGKHLYQIAESRIDKIDPATGKVVHTIPAPDSGSSSGLTWAEGHLWVGQYRDRKILQLDPATGRVLRTIESDRFVTGITWANDELWHGTWENDESELRHVDPVSGEVLARVVMPDGIGVSGLEYNGTDRFFCGGGMSGKVRAVRYPKD from the coding sequence ATGACGAGCCAACCCCAACAACGCGCCCGGACCGCTGCCACTACCGTGAGCGCGGCCGATATCCTCTGTGAATACGGCCCCTTCAATGGCGCCGACCGCATCAACGGCGTGACCTACGACGGACAGTCCGTCTGGGCATCGACCGGCCCGCATCTGGTCGCATTCGACCCGGCGAACGGGGAAGTGCGCCGCACACTCGATATGCCGGGCGACGCCGGCACCGCGTTCGACGGCAAACACCTTTATCAGATCGCCGAATCGCGCATCGACAAGATCGACCCCGCGACGGGCAAAGTCGTGCACACGATTCCGGCGCCAGACAGCGGAAGCAGCTCGGGCCTGACATGGGCGGAGGGCCATCTGTGGGTCGGCCAGTACCGCGACCGCAAGATCCTGCAACTCGACCCGGCTACCGGACGCGTACTGCGCACCATCGAGTCGGACCGCTTCGTCACCGGCATTACATGGGCGAATGACGAGCTCTGGCACGGTACATGGGAAAACGACGAGAGCGAACTGCGCCACGTGGACCCGGTCAGCGGCGAAGTGCTGGCGCGCGTGGTGATGCCGGATGGCATCGGCGTCAGCGGTCTGGAATACAACGGGACCGATCGCTTCTTCTGCGGCGGCGGCATGAGCGGCAAGGTGCGCGCTGTCCGCTATCCGAAGGATTGA
- a CDS encoding cysteine hydrolase family protein: MTSALLVIDYQRGLIDDEPRPGDAERTTENINALMTNARHAGVPVVLVQHEDNKTLVRDSSPWELARALDAGAGDFRIGKRTPDSFLGTELQPLLASLGVTHVVVCGYASEFCVDTTVRRAAALGYPVTIAADAHTTHDKPHATAAQIREHHNATLSDIRSFGPRISATPVALLDFNALN, from the coding sequence ATGACTTCAGCATTGCTTGTGATCGATTATCAACGCGGTCTGATCGACGACGAACCGCGCCCGGGCGACGCTGAACGAACCACGGAAAACATCAACGCGCTGATGACGAACGCCCGTCATGCGGGTGTGCCCGTGGTACTGGTTCAGCATGAGGACAACAAGACGTTGGTCAGGGATTCGTCGCCGTGGGAACTGGCGCGTGCATTGGACGCCGGCGCAGGCGATTTCCGCATCGGGAAACGTACGCCGGATTCTTTTCTGGGAACGGAACTTCAGCCGCTGCTCGCATCACTTGGCGTGACGCATGTCGTCGTGTGCGGCTATGCGAGTGAGTTCTGCGTGGACACCACTGTGCGGCGCGCTGCCGCGCTGGGCTACCCCGTGACCATTGCGGCCGACGCGCACACCACGCACGACAAACCGCATGCCACTGCCGCGCAGATTCGCGAACATCACAATGCCACGCTGTCGGATATCAGGAGCTTCGGCCCAAGAATTTCCGCCACCCCCGTGGCACTGCTGGATTTCAACGCGTTGAACTGA
- a CDS encoding YfcC family protein, translating to MTALAPTPVDGHSHSASLSAPERPGDTARGGDHGDGAAGREEKPHGKMLHPVVMMLWVLIMAVALTWWVDAGRFERAGKLVVPGTYQVVPKTHEVGLLVAPKATHSTPEQAQPANVVSAFLSVPQGLVKNAPLIFMVMFVGGMFGVMRKTGAIDAGIDRLLQLTSGNMYVLAPLLMVLIALGSTLLGFISEYLVVIPMVMVLTRRLGLSNLFAVALVAIAAKIGYIASVTNPLALAVAQPLVGLPLFSGLGLRVGIFVVFLTLGIAYFLWHVYRSDYRLAEARAHMQEVAHLHARLSTRHKATLLVLAVAAAMLVYGTRELKWGNLELSAFYVLTSLVTAVVGRLDSRTAADAFVEGLKGMMLAGLLIGLAASVEIILHGSYVLDTLINDFTQRVRGQSAVAVANGLMGVQMALDVFIPSVSGKAAVSMPIIGPIAQLSGVSPQTSVLAFLLGGGLTNMITPTSGMLLAYLATARVGFGQWLKFILPLFFVLLILSGGALAFAVLSGY from the coding sequence ATGACAGCGCTAGCGCCGACGCCCGTCGACGGGCATTCCCATTCCGCATCACTTTCCGCGCCGGAGCGCCCGGGTGACACCGCTCGTGGCGGCGATCACGGCGACGGTGCCGCCGGCCGAGAAGAGAAACCGCACGGCAAGATGCTGCACCCTGTGGTGATGATGCTGTGGGTGCTGATCATGGCCGTGGCGCTGACCTGGTGGGTCGACGCGGGCCGCTTTGAGCGCGCGGGCAAGCTGGTCGTGCCGGGCACCTATCAGGTGGTGCCCAAGACGCATGAGGTCGGTTTGCTCGTCGCGCCGAAAGCGACGCACAGCACGCCGGAGCAGGCGCAGCCCGCCAACGTGGTGTCAGCGTTCCTCTCGGTGCCGCAGGGGCTGGTGAAGAACGCGCCGCTCATCTTCATGGTGATGTTTGTCGGCGGCATGTTCGGCGTGATGCGCAAGACGGGGGCCATCGATGCCGGTATCGATCGTCTGTTGCAACTGACCTCGGGCAACATGTACGTGCTGGCACCGTTGCTGATGGTGTTGATTGCGTTGGGCAGCACGTTGCTCGGGTTCATCTCGGAATACCTCGTGGTCATTCCGATGGTGATGGTGCTCACGCGCCGTCTGGGGCTCTCGAATCTGTTTGCCGTAGCGCTGGTGGCCATTGCCGCCAAGATCGGCTACATCGCGTCGGTGACTAACCCGCTTGCGTTGGCTGTCGCGCAACCGCTGGTCGGCTTGCCGCTGTTCTCCGGGCTTGGCTTGCGAGTTGGCATCTTCGTCGTCTTTCTCACGCTGGGCATCGCGTACTTCCTCTGGCATGTGTATCGCAGCGACTATCGGCTCGCCGAGGCGCGGGCGCATATGCAGGAAGTGGCCCATTTGCATGCGCGGCTCTCGACGCGTCACAAGGCCACGCTGCTCGTGCTGGCCGTGGCGGCGGCGATGCTGGTGTATGGCACGCGTGAATTGAAGTGGGGCAATCTGGAACTGTCGGCGTTTTATGTGCTGACGAGTCTCGTGACGGCGGTCGTGGGGCGGCTCGATTCGCGCACGGCGGCGGATGCGTTCGTCGAAGGGCTCAAGGGCATGATGCTCGCGGGGCTGCTGATCGGACTCGCTGCTTCTGTCGAGATCATTCTGCATGGCAGCTATGTGCTCGATACGCTGATCAACGACTTCACGCAGCGGGTGCGCGGGCAGTCGGCGGTCGCTGTGGCCAATGGTCTGATGGGCGTGCAGATGGCGCTGGACGTGTTCATTCCGTCAGTCTCGGGTAAGGCGGCGGTGAGCATGCCGATCATCGGACCGATTGCACAACTCTCCGGCGTGAGTCCGCAGACGTCGGTGCTGGCATTCCTGCTGGGCGGCGGGCTGACCAACATGATTACGCCGACGTCGGGGATGTTGCTGGCCTACTTGGCGACGGCGCGCGTCGGCTTCGGCCAGTGGCTGAAGTTCATCCTGCCGCTGTTCTTCGTGTTGCTGATCCTGTCGGGTGGGGCGCTCGCTTTTGCGGTGCTCAGCGGGTATTGA
- a CDS encoding IclR family transcriptional regulator, with amino-acid sequence MNYIVDSVDSALKLLSLVAEHPGLGVTELSNRLGINKSRTYRMLCTLEHNRFVLQDERTTTYALGPQAFVIGVAASQQNILVRAAQKYMLALNQSINETIVLRVREGLETVCVARCETTHQVRSVGAVGNRRSIISGASGKLLLAFAQDAIRNEFFARMKHLPTAVEPVAFAEELAGVARKGYAMSAGEVTSGAVAIAVPLRDVSGDVVAALSISGPEARISRIEIPDYLERLQACSRQISAELGYVGTTAGTTNTDASNVAQPANRVA; translated from the coding sequence ATGAACTACATCGTCGATTCCGTCGACAGCGCCCTCAAGCTGCTCTCGCTGGTGGCCGAGCACCCGGGGCTCGGGGTGACCGAGTTGTCCAATCGACTGGGCATCAACAAGTCGCGCACGTATCGCATGCTGTGCACGCTGGAGCACAACCGCTTCGTGTTGCAGGACGAGCGCACGACGACGTATGCGCTCGGCCCGCAAGCGTTCGTGATCGGGGTGGCCGCGTCGCAACAGAACATTCTCGTGCGGGCCGCGCAGAAGTACATGCTCGCGCTCAATCAGTCGATCAACGAGACGATCGTGCTGCGCGTGCGTGAAGGGCTCGAGACGGTGTGCGTCGCGCGTTGCGAAACCACGCATCAAGTGCGCTCGGTCGGCGCAGTGGGCAATCGCCGTTCGATTATTTCGGGCGCGTCCGGCAAGTTGTTGCTGGCGTTTGCGCAAGACGCGATCCGCAACGAGTTTTTTGCCCGCATGAAGCATTTGCCGACCGCCGTCGAGCCGGTGGCGTTTGCCGAGGAGTTGGCAGGTGTGGCGCGCAAGGGCTATGCGATGAGCGCGGGCGAGGTGACGAGCGGTGCCGTGGCGATTGCCGTGCCGCTGCGTGACGTGTCGGGCGACGTGGTGGCGGCGCTGTCGATCTCGGGGCCCGAGGCGCGTATCAGCCGCATCGAGATTCCCGATTATCTGGAGCGTCTGCAAGCGTGCAGCCGTCAAATTTCGGCAGAACTGGGGTACGTCGGCACGACGGCAGGCACAACGAATACCGACGCCTCGAACGTCGCGCAACCCGCGAATCGGGTGGCGTAG
- a CDS encoding N-formylglutamate amidohydrolase: MVTQENNTACFVTRAQGESLPIVFDSPHSGIEMPADFGTIAPHEALLSGWDAFVDELWACVPRHGGTLIGATFPRTYIDANRAATDIDADMLDAPWPGAIAPEKYSARGMGLLRRYALPGMPMYDRKLTVAEVQHRLDAYYLPYRRALTDAADAAVAQHGALWHVDCHSMKSRGNAMNVDEGAQRPDMVVSDRLGSTADPAFTAWVAEALRGLGYRVLVNTPYQGGDLLTAVSDPAKRRSSVQIEINRALYMDEARFVKHAGFDTLGRNLETFTAALAHWVRAQLSPKEIS; this comes from the coding sequence ATGGTGACGCAAGAAAACAACACGGCATGCTTCGTGACGCGCGCTCAGGGCGAGTCGTTGCCGATCGTGTTCGACTCGCCGCACAGCGGCATCGAGATGCCGGCTGACTTCGGCACGATTGCGCCGCACGAAGCGTTGCTCTCTGGCTGGGACGCCTTCGTCGATGAACTGTGGGCCTGTGTCCCGCGTCATGGCGGCACGCTGATCGGCGCGACGTTTCCACGCACGTACATCGACGCGAATCGTGCGGCGACCGATATCGACGCCGACATGCTCGACGCGCCGTGGCCGGGCGCGATTGCGCCGGAGAAATACTCGGCGCGTGGCATGGGCTTGCTGCGCCGCTATGCGCTGCCGGGCATGCCGATGTACGACCGCAAGCTGACGGTGGCCGAAGTGCAGCACCGCCTTGACGCGTACTACTTGCCGTACCGTCGTGCCCTCACCGACGCGGCGGATGCGGCTGTCGCGCAGCACGGGGCGTTGTGGCACGTCGACTGTCACTCGATGAAGTCGCGCGGCAATGCGATGAATGTGGATGAGGGCGCGCAGCGCCCGGACATGGTCGTGAGCGACCGGCTTGGCAGCACCGCCGACCCGGCATTCACGGCGTGGGTGGCGGAGGCATTGCGCGGGCTCGGCTATCGCGTGCTGGTCAACACGCCGTATCAGGGCGGTGACCTGCTCACGGCGGTGAGCGACCCGGCGAAGCGCCGCTCCAGCGTGCAGATCGAAATCAACCGGGCGCTTTACATGGACGAGGCGCGCTTTGTGAAGCACGCTGGATTTGATACGCTCGGGCGCAATCTGGAAACGTTCACTGCTGCGCTGGCCCATTGGGTACGAGCGCAGCTAAGCCCGAAGGAAATCTCATGA